The Eremothecium gossypii ATCC 10895 chromosome IV, complete sequence genome contains a region encoding:
- the PHB2 gene encoding prohibitin subunit PHB2 (Syntenic homolog of Saccharomyces cerevisiae YGR231C (PHB2)), with protein MNRYPGDFQRFARVVQQQMNRAGYGPNQRRGGRGPGGLLPGAGLLLLGGGALFLNASLFNVDGGHRAIVYSRLSGVQQSVYGEGTHFVIPWLETPVLYDVRSKPRTVSSLTGTNDLQMVNITCRVLSRPDVQHLPLIYRTLGTDYDERVLPSIVNEVLKAVVAQFNASQLITQRESVSRLIRDNLVRRASRFNIMLDDVSITYMTFSPEFTSAVEAKQVAQQDAQRASFYVEKAKQEKQSMIVKAQGEAKSAELIGEAIKKSKDYVELKRLDTAREIAGILAASPNRVILDNEALLLNTITDSRDKK; from the coding sequence ATGAATAGATATCCGGGGGACTTCCAGCGCTTCGCAAGGGTGGTGCAGCAGCAAATGAACCGGGCTGGATATGGCCCCAATCAGAGACGTGGCGGACGCGGCCCCGGGGGGTTGCTACCAGGGGCAGGATTGCTGCTTCTAGGTGGCGGTGCGTTGTTTCTGAATGCGTCGTTGTTCAACGTGGACGGTGGGCACCGGGCAATTGTGTACTCTCGGCTGAGCGGGGTGCAGCAGTCGGTGTACGGCGAGGGTACGCACTTCGTCATCCCATGGTTGGAGACGCCTGTGCTGTACGACGTCCGGTCCAAGCCGCGCACGGTGTCGTCGCTTACGGGAACGAACGACCTGCAGATGGTGAATATAACGTGCCGTGTTCTATCGCGGCCGGACGTGCAGCACCTGCCGCTGATCTACCGCACACTCGGCACGGACTACGACGAGCGCGTGCTGCCCTCGATCGTTAACGAGGTGCTGAAGGCGGTCGTAGCGCAGTTCAACGCGTCGCAGCTGATCACTCAGCGGGAGAGCGTGTCGCGGCTGATCCGCGACAATCTGGTGCGCCGGGCGTCGCGCTTTAACATCATGCTGGATGACGTTTCCATCACGTATATGACCTTCTCGCCGGAGTTCACTAGCGCCGTGGAAGCGAAGCAGGTCGCCCAGCAGGACGCCCAGCGGGCCTCCTTCTACGTCGAAAAAGCCAAACAGGAGAAGCAGAGCATGATCGTCAAGGCGCAGGGTGAGGCCAAGTCGGCCGAGCTGATCGGTGAGGCGATCAAGAAGAGCAAGGACTACGTCGAACTCAAGCGGCTCGATACCGCGCGCGAGATCGCCGGCATTCTCGCCGCCTCGCCCAACCGCGTGATCCTGGACAACGAGGCGCTTCTCTTGAACACCATCACCGACAGCAGAGACAAAAAGTAG
- the BNS1 gene encoding Bns1p (Syntenic homolog of Saccharomyces cerevisiae YGR230W (BNS1) and YHR152W (SPO12)) has product MASRRSSDAGVKAMEVESEGHERVESSTAQQRESEREQSPQAAKVRKVAAAVEREVTAVAPRQASRPARGVPTAARAAQPGEKFQPLHQKPASALNVHAKGVGSVHKSLHKAMFKKALPSQQLKDKFASPTDSMLSPCTQKLNQHKSRLFKAAVKPTRLNFAQAKADSDEELEDV; this is encoded by the coding sequence ATGGCGAGCAGAAGGTCGTCCGACGCAGGTGTGAAAGCAATGGAGGTCGAGAGCGAGGGCCATGAGCGCGTCGAGAGCAGCaccgcgcagcagcgggagTCCGAGCGCGAGCAGAGCCCACAGGCAGCGAAGGTGCGCaaggtggcggcggcggtggagCGGGAGGTGACGGCGGTGGCGCCGAGACAGGCGTCGCGGCCTGCGAGAGGCGTGCCGACCGCGGCGAGGGCCGCGCAGCCGGGCGAGAAGTTCCAGCCGCTCCACCAGAAGCCCGCGAGCGCGTTGAATGTGCACGCGAAGGGCGtcgggagcgtgcacaagagTCTCCACAAGGCGATGTTCAAGAAGGCGCTGCCGTCGCAGCAGCTCAAGGACAAGTTCGCCTCGCCCACGGACAGCATGCTTTCGCCGTGCACGCAGAAGTTGAACCAGCACAAGTCGCGCTTGTTCAAGGCGGCGGTGAAGCCGACACGGTTGAACTTTGCGCAGGCGAAGGCGGACAGCGACGAGGAGTTGGAGGACGTCTAG
- the SMI1 gene encoding Smi1p (Syntenic homolog of Saccharomyces cerevisiae YGR229C (SMI1)) has product MESLKRAWNQLVYTFSTEDRYAEYTPQGSTNVVGGEPFDTSNASRIQLNEFVDGAEVGGNDGVSECLLAWRHIDSWCSEHNPDLYATLSSPCTNNDIMWAEKDLAITFPAAVRASLRTHDGQEDVESMQGASGLIYGLKLMGLEEVVIMTRTWRNVAANLQRQMARMEQQQRAKSSSELPQTVTPQAVKQKGYGKVDNQDYHANPHLQKDISQNYNKQFKLDKLPKQGSIPPLAIQPVYAHPGWIPLVTDHAGNHIGVDLAPGPKGKYAQVILFGREFDTKFVVADNWGDFLLGFVNDLEKGNWLLVDNTDDYLNGEGDLVFVDHATRGPILNYLAVLKKRSWEKWQSTKPTQPLTSASVASFSTSSSVVNRPTPADAAGQARKTQGYSPMVPGASSNESVSFIPDSDVIMEESNLTQTDASSKGTTKPATPNPMTAPTVIRVSTPGSPSAAAEAPEPPKKATPPKAAKETKTPTVTKESTPASDANVDTELDSKNTETNEDTRATNTAHSMAPTVSSAITDLTAIDEPVATAGKPKDTEKTDDAKDVHEANKQDLTKANEAEAEENAVEPKDNEVSADSKVKARAESKSDHDSKTNNIPEKKVPQVTAKALPESDRGQASDAASTKSDKKAKPAEDPKEHDLKIEKLNEDFETVAL; this is encoded by the coding sequence ATGGAGAGCTTGAAGCGAGCATGGAATCAGCTTGTGTATACGTTCAGCACAGAGGACCGGTATGCGGAATATACCCCCCAAGGTAGCACGAACGTGGTCGGCGGGGAGCCGTTTGACACGTCTAACGCATCCAGGATCCAGTTGAACGAGTTTGTCGACGGGGCCGAGGTAGGGGGCAACGACGGGGTGAGCGAGTGTCTCTTGGCGTGGCGGCACATTGACAGCTGGTGCAGCGAGCACAACCCAGACTTGTACGCCACATTGAGCTCTCCTTGCACGAACAACGACATTATGTGGGCGGAAAAGGACTTGGCGATCACATTCCCCGCGGCGGTGCGCGCCTCGCTCCGCACGCACGACGGGCAGGAAGACGTCGAGTCGATGCAGGGGGCGTCGGGGTTGATCTACGGGTTGAAGCTGATGGGGCTCGAAGAGGTGGTGATCATGACGCGAACCTGGCGCAACGTCGCTGCTAATCTCCAGCGCCAGATGGCTCGGatggagcagcagcagcgtgcCAAGTCATCCAGCGAGCTTCCGCAGACCGTGACGCCACAGGCAGTGAAACAGAAGGGCTACGGCAAGGTGGACAACCAGGACTACCACGCTAACCCGCATTTACAGAAGGACATATCGCAGAACTACAACAAGCAGTTTAAACTGGACAAGCTTCCAAAACAGGGCTCTATTCCGCCGTTGGCCATCCAGCCGGTGTATGCGCACCCAGGCTGGATTCCGCTAGTGACGGACCACGCCGGGAACCACATTGGTGTCGATCTTGCTCCAGGCCCAAAGGGTAAGTACGCGCAGGTCATCCTTTTTGGCAGGGAGTTTGACACGAAGTTTGTCGTTGCCGATAACTGGGGTGACTTTTTGTTGGGCTTCGTGAATGATTTGGAGAAAGGCAACTGGTTGCTAGTCGACAACACGGATGACTACTTGAACGGCGAAGGTGACTTGGTATTTGTGGACCACGCGACCCGTGGGCCCATTCTCAACTACTTGGCTGTCTTGAAGAAGCGTAGCTGGGAGAAGTGGCAGTCCACCAAACCCACACAGCCCCTAACCTCCGCATCCGTCGCTTCCTTCAGCACATCCAGCTCAGTTGTTAACAGGCCAACCCCCGCGGACGCGGCAGGGCAAGCGAGGAAGACCCAGGGCTATTCCCCTATGGTACCCGGAGCTTCGTCCAATGAATCTGTCTCTTTCATTCCTGATAGCGATGTGATAATGGAGGAATCCAATCTCACGCAAACTGACGCATCATCTAAAGGAACAACCAAACCAGCTACTCCGAATCCTATGACTGCACCTACGGTGATCCGGGTTTCCACCCCTGGTTCTCCatccgctgctgctgaggcTCCTGAGCCGCCAAAGAAGGCCACGCCTCCAAAAGCAGCCAAGGAAACTAAGACACCTACGGTTACTAAGGAATCCACTCCTGCTAGCGACGCTAATGTCGACACGGAGCTCGATAGCAAGAATACCGAGACCAACGAGGACACTAGGGCCACCAATACTGCACATTCAATGGCTCCAACGGTATCATCTGCCATTACGGATTTGACTGCCATTGATGAACCTGTGGCCACCGCGGGGAAACCAAAGGACACTGAAAAGACCGACGACGCGAAGGATGTACATGAAGCTAATAAACAGGATCTCACCAAGGCAAACGAGGCTGAGGCTGAGGAGAATGCAGTGGAGCCAAAAGATAATGAGGTCAGCGCTGACTCCAAAGTCAAAGCTCGTGCAGAATCAAAATCCGACCACGATAGCAAAACAAATAACATTCCAGAAAAAAAAGTTCCACAGGTGACGGCGAAAGCATTACCGGAAAGTGATAGAGGCCAGGCTTCAGACGCCGCCAGCACCAAAAGTGACAAAAAAGCCAAGCCTGCCGAGGACCCTAAAGAACATGATCTTAAGATCGAAAAGTTGAACGAGGACTTCGAAACAGTGGCTCTTTGA